The window CAAGGCGAGCTTCGAGCAAAAGGCTTTCACCCGCATCGAGTTCAATCTTTACGAGCCGGACTTCGACGAACTTCGCAATCGCGGCGACATGTGGTAGCGTCACGGCGCTTCCCATGAGAATCCCGCAACTCACACCGGCCACGCTGGCCGGACTCCTGAATGGCATCCGTCCGCCAGTGGTGATCGATGTTCGTCTCGATGACGACTTCCGCTGCTGCAAGATCCCGGGCGCGCTGAACAACTGCGTCTTCGAAGTCGCCTTCACCGAACGCATGCCCGCGGTGGCACCGGACCTCTCCGCGCCGGTCTGCCTCTATGGCGCGGGAGACGGGAGCATGGAAAGCCGCATGGCTGCGGAGAAGCTGCTCCGCCTCGGCTATACTTCCGTGCAGGAATTGAGCGGAGGGATCGCGGGATGGCGTGACGCCAGCATGCCGGTCGAGGAGAGCCCCGCGGCACCGGCTCCGGTGCTTTTCGACGGACGCTATCGCATCGATCTCGCCGAGAGCCGCATCCAGTGGACCGGCCGCAATCTGCTCAATCATCACACCGGTCGCATCGGCCTGAAATCGGGCGAAATCATCATCGAGGATGGCCGCCTCGCCGGAGGGAGCTTCGTCATCGCCATGACGGACATCACTTGCCACGACCTCGCGGGAAACACCCTGCACGACGTGTTGATCCGTCACCTGTGCGACCACGATTTCTTCGATACCGGGCTGTATCCCGAGGCTCGCTTCGAGATCACCGGCTCGGAACCGATGGAGGGAGCCGGGGCCGGCGCGCCGAATCTTCACGTGCACGGACAGCTCACTCTGAAGGACACGACAGCACCGCTCGACTTCCTCGCCAGCGCCGGGGTCACACCCGACGGCAAGGCCGCGGCACAGGCGACGCTCGCCTTCGACCGCACGCTCTGGAAGGTGCTCTACGGCTCCGGCAAGTGGTTCCACCACCTCGGCGGCCATCTCGTGAACGACATGATCGAGCTGCAACTCCGCATCGTCGCGGAGTGACCGGTCAGACGTTCCGGCCGAGATACTTCACCACAGCCTCGGTGCGGGTGCGGACGTGGAGCTTCGCATAGATATTGTGAAGGTGGGTGCGCACGGTCTCCACGCCGATGCCGAGGTCCCATGCGATTTCCTTGTAGAGCCCGCCCTTCACCAGCAGCTCCAGGATCTGCTTCTCGCGCGGGGTCAGGTTGTGGTTCTCGTTCTTCGAGGGTGGCGTGGCCTGGAAGTGCTGCACCACCTTTCGAGCGATCGCCCCGGACATCGGCGAGCCACCGGAAAGGAGCTCATCGAGCGAATCGAGCAGCTTCAGCGGGGCGTCGCGTTTCAGCAGGTAGCCCGAGGCTCCGGCGGAGAGCGCGTTGAAGATGCGGTCGTTGTTGTCATAGACCGTCACCATCAGCACCTGCGCGTCGGGGTGCAGTTCCTTCAGCTTCGCCACACAGGCGATGCCGGACCTACCGGGGAGCTGGATATCCATCAGCACGACTTCCGGGCAAACGGAGGACATCCCCTCGATCGCGGACTCGGCGTCGGGATAAACTCCTGTGAGTTGCCACTTCGGCGACGCGGCGAGGATCTCGGCCAGGCTTTCACGCAGGAGTTCATCGTCCTCGACGAGGGCGACGGTGTGAATCTCGGGGTCCATGGGTCAGGTCGGGGTTTTCGGGAGCCGGCAGATGATGACGATACAAGTGCCGCGGCTCGGTGACGAGTCAATCGCGTAGCTGCCGCCGATTTCACGGATGCGTGCCGGCGTATTGCCGAGGCCGCGACCTCCCCTATCCGCCTTCGGATCGAAGCCGCAGCCGGTGTCGCGGATGGTGATCGTGATCCTGTCGTCGTCGCACTCCATCGACAGGAAGACCTCGCAGGCACCGGCATGCTGGAGGACATTGTGAAGCGACTCCTTCACCGCGAGCGAAAGATGATGCCGGAACTCCGCACCCAGCGGCCGGGCAGGCAAAGTGGACGGGATTTCCAGCCGACAGCGCACCGGGGAATCCCGGAACATCTCCTCCGCGAGCCTCGTCAGATGGGAGGCCAGATGATCGAGCGTGTCGTGCGCGGGATCGACCGCCCAGACCAGATCGTCCAGCGCCACCACCATCTCACGCGCGGCATCGGTCATCTTGTCGAGATGGCGGTGCGCCTTCGCGGGATCGATGTCGATGTCCCGCCTGGCGAGGGCTGCGGTCATGTTCAGTACGGTGACCCTAGTACCCAGGTCGTCGTGGAGATCCCGGGCGATGCGGATGCGATCGCGCTCGAGGG of the Luteolibacter flavescens genome contains:
- a CDS encoding YceI family protein, whose amino-acid sequence is MRIPQLTPATLAGLLNGIRPPVVIDVRLDDDFRCCKIPGALNNCVFEVAFTERMPAVAPDLSAPVCLYGAGDGSMESRMAAEKLLRLGYTSVQELSGGIAGWRDASMPVEESPAAPAPVLFDGRYRIDLAESRIQWTGRNLLNHHTGRIGLKSGEIIIEDGRLAGGSFVIAMTDITCHDLAGNTLHDVLIRHLCDHDFFDTGLYPEARFEITGSEPMEGAGAGAPNLHVHGQLTLKDTTAPLDFLASAGVTPDGKAAAQATLAFDRTLWKVLYGSGKWFHHLGGHLVNDMIELQLRIVAE
- a CDS encoding response regulator, with the protein product MDPEIHTVALVEDDELLRESLAEILAASPKWQLTGVYPDAESAIEGMSSVCPEVVLMDIQLPGRSGIACVAKLKELHPDAQVLMVTVYDNNDRIFNALSAGASGYLLKRDAPLKLLDSLDELLSGGSPMSGAIARKVVQHFQATPPSKNENHNLTPREKQILELLVKGGLYKEIAWDLGIGVETVRTHLHNIYAKLHVRTRTEAVVKYLGRNV